CTTAAAACTGCCTTTTGAAATAACAACGTCAAATGATACTGTCCTCCAAGGCAGTCTGCCAAATATAGAAGAGAACATAATTATGCTTTTCCCAGAATCAGAGGATGACCTGTCCTCTCATGTTGTGGTAGAAACCACTTCAGAACTTTTAGAAGCGTTTATGGAACGAGACGGTGAATTATATTTTTCAGTCAAAGCATATATTGTGATTAAGGCAGCGGAAACTGTACAAACATTAATTCCTGACTTTGAATTTTATTCAGATAATTCAACCAATGTTTCCGGGAATAACCGGTGTGCGGATATATTCGGCAATCTGACCATAGAAAAATACATTGTATCAGGGCCTTTAGAAGTCAGTGGCAATACCCCCTTTACCTGGAGAATCCAAATTAAAATAACAAACAACGGACATGGGCCGGTCAGTAATATTGTTATGACAGATCATTTACTATTAGATGCATTTGAAAGTTTTCATATTGTCAGCCTTACACAAGGAACGGTAAACAGGAATAACACTCAGATTATCTGGAATATAGGAGCCTTAAATTCTTATAGTACCGTGGTAATGACGGCAGAAGTTACCGGATTCTTTTACAACAAAGGGAAGCGGATTCTTAATGCAGAAAACTATCAATATAACACTGTGTCCGATGGGATAAAAAAGGAGTTCACCTCTGATGACGAGCTGCTTCTGTATGGCAGCCACGGCATACCTGATCCAAATAATGTGTCTTTCTTCAGTCTGTTTATTAATGGAGTATTACAGCCAGAACCTGTCTATACAGTAGAACCGGGTCTTTTAATCCTGAAAACAGCTAATGCACCTCAAAAAGGAGTACCCATTACTCTTGAATACTTAATTATAAAGGACGAATCAGGCCAGCTCCTAAAAGCAGAAACATATCAATATAACACGCTTTCAAATGGAGAGAGAATTTATACAAATTCGGATGAATTGATTATGTATGGTGACAAAGGAATCCTTGATCCCAAACAAACTTCCTATCAAAATCTTTTTGTAAATGGAGTTATACAACCCGGAATCAATTATATAGTGAAAGAAGGTATGCTTATATTAAGAATAGAAAGCACGCCTGCAAAAGAAATTCCTATTACAATACAATTTATTTCTCTATTCACATAAATGAACTGTTTTATGAGAAAACCATCTATTCTAAATATCATATGTTTGAACTATAAAAATGTATAGGAGTTTTATCAATGGACAATAACACGAAACTAATGAGCATTGTTTTTAGTTCGGAAGAAAACCCATTATTTACAAGAGAATATGCTTCTGATATTGTCTTGTTCCAAACGTTTTCTGCCGCACAGACCAATACAGCAATCTGGACACCAGATTCCGGTAAAAGTATATTTCTTACGGCATTTCAGGTCTCGGCTTCTGTTCCGTTGACTATTCAACTAAAGAGAGGGGGTAATAATTCTTTTTTGTCAATCATTCTTACAAGTACACTTGCCACTTATGGTGAAAGCTACCCTTCTCCAATTAAGTTTAACCCGGATGAAGTAATCTCCGTCACTACAAGTGCTGCAGGAACCGTAAATATATCCCTCATGGGCTATGAATTTTAAGGCCATGATAAAACATCGAAGGAGGATTTCATGGCTAAACAAATTATTCAAAGAAACAATAGTATGGTACAGGATAACCAACAAATTAATGTAACCCTGGAAGAAAGCTCAGATATCATTAAATATGATAGTTTTGGTATTTTATCTGCCAAAAAAAGTATTTGGGTTCCGGAGGCACAGAAAAGCATTCTTCTCACTGCAGTGGAGGTATCGGCGCCCCTGGATATATCCATTATACTAAGTGATGGTGATAATGACTTTCTCTCTCTGAGAGTAACGGAACTCCTCAGCACTGTAAGCCAGCGCTTCTCTTCCGCTTACAGGCTTAAAACCAATAATGCCCTTATGATCAGTACATCTGATGAAAAAATAAACTGTAATACTTCCGGTGCTGTCAGTGCAACACAAGTTGCTTATAATAGCAGAAGCGATTTCATTAATGTTAATAATGCTGTCGGACTTGCTAACGGAAGTCTTGCTGTTTTAAATTCAGGATTGCTTAATCAAACAAGAGGGAGGATCATTTTAGGATATAGTATGCTGCCATCAAACTATGCCTATTTAGAAATTACAAGTGTTGTGATTAAATATTATTGCCGCCTTAGTCTGACCCTGGCAGTGGGGGTCAGTTCAATGATACTCTATTGGCGGCCTGATTCCCTGGAAAACTGGATCGAATTACAGCAAATGAGCCTTTCCTTAATAGGAGCTATTGATTATTTAACAGTTCCTGTCACATATGACATAACCAATGCAGTACTGCAAGCATCAAATCCCTGGGAAGTAATCAGTAATATGCAGACATCATTTGTCGGAACTCATACCGGACTGGGCCTTGGAAATGCAGTGCAGCTGGATGCGGTAGAAGTTAAAATCTGTATGTCCGGTAAAAACCAAATTACACTTTTTGGCTATGAAGCCTAGGTTGTTAAATGAACGTAATAAGTGTTAATGGGTATGAGGAACATTAAATAATGTTCCTCATACCCATTACGTGCAAAGTGTTATATTATTGTACCAACCGGAGGAGTTTATCATCTCCGGGATTCGGAATCCCTCTGCCATCCAAGTTACTGGTTGTAAGGTATATAAAACCATCCCCCGCCTGATAGGCCTCCCTTAATCGTCCGTAATTGCCTTGCAATAACGGTTCCACATTAACCACTTGTGTCCCTGATTCATCAAAGGTGATTGCCAGGAGTATATTCCCCCTGAGTGTCGATACAAACAACTGTCCCATTCGGGGACCGGAGGTTATAAAGGCTATTCCCGCAGGGGCCCAAGTATTATCCTCACTTTGTATGACAGGTTTAATAAAATCATATCCCTGCATTTCCTCATCACCTGTAACCAAAGGCCAGCCATAGTTGCCGCCCGGTTGTATAATATTAATTTCATCATGGGCTGTTTCTCCATGATCCGAGGCATATAGCAAACCCCTGTTATTCCAGGCCAAGCCCTGAGGATTTCTAAGTCCCAGGGCGTAAACTGGTAAACCCTGAAAGGGATTATCAGGCGGAATACTTCCGTCTGTTCCAATCCGCAGAATCTTACCTGCAAGACTGTTTATGTCCTGTGCAAGATAACGTTCACCGGCATCCCCAGTAGTTATATACAGGTAACCATCGGGGCCAATTTTTATTCTTCCGCCATTATGGAACTGACCTGCCGGAATTTGGTCCAAAATAATTTCCTCTCCGAATGCTGTGTTACCCTGGATATGCATACGTACCACACGGTTGTAAAATCCTCCGTTTTCCTGATAAGTATACATAAGATAAATATATCCGTTTGAAAGAAAATCCCTGTCCAAAGTAAGCCCCATAAGCCCGCCTTCTCCTGTACTGACAAAAGGAGAGTTGAATGTATATACCGGCACCGGATTTAATATACCGTTTTCTATGACACGCAAGTTTCCGCTGCGCTCCGTAAAAAACAGCCTGCCATCCTCACTAATGTCTATTGCCCAAGGTATACGGAGGTTTTCTGCAATAGTCTGAATCTGGAATGAAGAATTCCAAAAGTTAAGTATACCTAACTGATTATAATCCTCTTCGCTTAATCTGATAAACCTTCCGTTAATCATGGCTTCTTCCTTAATATGCTTTACCGGCATTGCCTGCCGTATCTTTCCTAGTACTATATGTAAAAAACAGAATTTTGTGTGCGGTATCTCTTGTTTAAGTGGAATAATAAAAACATCCCCACCTGAAAGTACAATGCTGTTAAAACTATGATTAACCGGCAGTCCTATACTAAATATCATCGGTACATTAGTATAATCCTGTCATTAATCCAATACCAAGCATGCATAAAGCTACTATTACACAAGAAGCAATAGACATAATTACTCCTACTTTTTCAAAGTCTTTGATTGAAAAACAACCGGCAATGAAATTGGAATTGAAATGCCTAATAGTTCTGATACTTGAGGAGAAAATACCCAAAGTAAAACTGTAACAACAAAACTGCCGTAATCCGACAACTCCGGTGACCAGGGCAGGTACCGGATCCATTGGCCTCTGCCGTTTCAACCAGCATATAGACGACTGCATCGTCTACCGCATCCCGCTCTTTGTTGTATTATAAAGGGATTTCTTCTTTATCTTATCTCGTTAGCTTCTTTTCAGTAGTACAAGACCGCACACTAATCTTGTATATATGAGTGTATTTCATCTAATAATTTATTGTCATCTACAGATATTACACTATTTTTTGAAGATTGCGTATAGATGATTGAATCCTTGCCAACTCTGTTTACCGCTACAACATATTTTCCACCTATTTCAACACTTCCTTTCAAAAAGGTAACCAATATTTTACCATCCTCGCCTTTTTGCAAAGAATCACCTTTGATAATATCTGTAACATCACACGTATAAGTGTTTCCATTATGCACTAAGCCTTCAACCTTTAAATCTTCGATAGATACTTCCAAAACCAGATCCGCTTCTGACACTATTGTTTTCATATCAGTGGATTCAGTATAAGTAGTTTTACCACCATCCGTTGCAGAAGTGCTTTTGCTCAAACTTTTTATGTCTCTGACATATTTACTGATTTCGCTGGCCTGATTAAGTTTATTTTTATTATTAACAATTATAGGCTGATCGTACATAGTACTTTCTTGAGTATCTGTAAGAGGAATAAATATATTTGTAATCTCCTTTCCCACAGAGCAAATGGACAGGCGAAAGTAAAAACCGCCTGTCCATGTTCAAAAGTAACTTTTTTGGTTACACTTTTTAATCATCCACATAATTAAAAATATAGTTATTGTATATCAACTTAATTCTGGGGCACACAAATTTAGTTCTGGCCCACTTGATATCCTTACAATGCCATCTTTCACCAATCCTCTCCTCATCAGATCGTAAGAATTCTTTCATTTCACACATAAAATCTTGATAGCAATCCGCCGAGAAAATATATTACTAAATATCAAACAATGCTAATACCTCTTTAACTTTACATTAGAATTTTTGAATCAGTATTATAGTAATACTATAAATACTTCCTAAATTTAAAATTTTCACTTTCACACGCTCCTTTCAATTTTACTTTTATTGCATTTTGGGCAATAAAAAGGCCGATGCATAAATACGTCAGCCATAATTATTACTCATTAACAAAAAAACCTATTCACCTTTCATTAAATTTTCCGCATCAATATGTGAGCAAACATTGTATTCAAATTGAATACATTTAAGAAAAAATAAGCTGCTTCCATGGTTTACCATACATAGTATGAATTTAAAAATTATTTAAAAGTGCTTAGATAACCATTAACAGTATCACTATTTCCAGTACAATTAAAGAAGAGATTGGAGTTGTTAAGCTCACTGAGGCCATGAAGGAAACCGAAGAGTTTAGAGAGCTAGTCTTACAGATAGACAGACCGCTATCTAAGCCCATGCCCTTAAGGGAACCTCCGTTGATGTTCTACTACAAGCTGTAGTAAGCAACCGGCTGCTCCGGTGTGATTTCTACACTGGAGCCATATGCATGAAACCAGGTGTTTCCATCGTGTTCCTAATCAGATAGCTTGAACCCAGAAACATATAAGACATAACAGTTGCAAACAAAAGGCAGATAAACATAATCAGAATATTACGCAGCATTTCTTTTTTAGGTTTTCCAGTAACTTTTCATAAAATTCCCTTTAATTGTCAGAACTTGAATTTGCCCCTTCGGCGGCCTCTGCATTTGACAGAAGAGGTTCTGCGCCTATGCTCCATAATGGAGTTAAATTCA
The nucleotide sequence above comes from Lacrimispora sp. BS-2. Encoded proteins:
- a CDS encoding PQQ-dependent sugar dehydrogenase, with amino-acid sequence MINGRFIRLSEEDYNQLGILNFWNSSFQIQTIAENLRIPWAIDISEDGRLFFTERSGNLRVIENGILNPVPVYTFNSPFVSTGEGGLMGLTLDRDFLSNGYIYLMYTYQENGGFYNRVVRMHIQGNTAFGEEIILDQIPAGQFHNGGRIKIGPDGYLYITTGDAGERYLAQDINSLAGKILRIGTDGSIPPDNPFQGLPVYALGLRNPQGLAWNNRGLLYASDHGETAHDEINIIQPGGNYGWPLVTGDEEMQGYDFIKPVIQSEDNTWAPAGIAFITSGPRMGQLFVSTLRGNILLAITFDESGTQVVNVEPLLQGNYGRLREAYQAGDGFIYLTTSNLDGRGIPNPGDDKLLRLVQ